From the Halococcus saccharolyticus DSM 5350 genome, the window CTGGCGGTGGGTAAATATGGCCTCGGTCTCGATCGCTCCAACACGAAACGGCCCACATTGTCGAACGATATCGTCTCGTCACTCGACATTTCGCCGAGTCTCGTTTGCACCCGTATCCAGTGGCTCGAATCGAACGATGGGATCCAGGATCCCACGCCGGTGTCGACGACGAGGAGGCGTGCTGCCAGTTGTTCACGTTCATTATCTGTGCGGCCTCCCCACGGAGTATGCGTATCGCTGGAAGATCGAGCGCGGTCACAAGGGGTGAAACGATTCACGACCGCGACGATGTGAGGAGCGATGCTGCTTTGTTTCGATCTTTTATTGTTATTGATTGCTTCGCCTCACCGTGTTCCACAGACCCGATGAGAGGAACGAGTACAAACGCTTTTTATCCAGAACGGCTGAAAATTGTCACCAGCTCACGATGGTTTCTTTCTCTGAGTTAATATCGGAGATCTAATTCTCTCGGAGAATTCGACGCTTGCTGAATCGGGGATCTATGAGACAACTGGCTGCCGGGTGATCGCTGTCACGGATGATTCCGGGTTCTCAAGCACTATCGACCCCCAACGGGAGTTCACAGGTGACGAACGGCTCGTGGTTGTGGGAACCGACGAAGCGGTTCACCAGTTCGAGAAGCGGTTCGATGTCTCGTCGACTGAAGCGGTCTCGTGAGTCGATATGAACATGGGGGTAGAAGGCGGTCGAAGAGTTATCAGGGTGAGTAATCACTGCGGTAACGTGAACGCTTACAACCCGAACGCGAATATGACTGGACCGGAAACAGTGAGCCATGCCTCTGGGTGACAGCGCAACGATACTCGTGCCGGTCGACGTTACGGCCGACGATCGGCCTGCTCGCCCCCTCGTCGATCTCTGTCGGTCGGTCGATGTCGTCCTGCTCGGGTACTATCCGGTACCGGATCAACTCGCTCCCGCACAGCTGAAACAGGATCACGAAACCGACGCTCAAGCAACACTGGAGGAGACCGCCGACAGATTCCGGGATAACGGAATCGACGTCACGGACATTCTCGTGTTCACCCACGACCGAGAGGACACTATCGACCGCGTCGCCAATGAGTACGACTGTGATGCGGTTCTGGTCTTGAGCGAGACGGAGCACATTGAACAGATACTTGCCCCGATACGTGGCGACACGAATCTCGAACGAATCGTCTCACTCCTCGAGGCCCTCATGCAGACGAGCGACGCGTCGGCCACTTTCTTCCATTCCGTGGCGGAAGACAGTGATCCGAGTCACGGAGAGTTTCTCGTACGAGGAGCCGCCGACCGACTTGCGGAGG encodes:
- a CDS encoding cation:proton antiporter regulatory subunit, yielding MLSENSTLAESGIYETTGCRVIAVTDDSGFSSTIDPQREFTGDERLVVVGTDEAVHQFEKRFDVSSTEAVS